A stretch of Monomorium pharaonis isolate MP-MQ-018 chromosome 7, ASM1337386v2, whole genome shotgun sequence DNA encodes these proteins:
- the LOC105836870 gene encoding presenilin homolog has protein sequence MSESDYDSANEYTSLMDGHVAESRTDDLILGSDRRKNRARSAPPQVGENGLPEVHIETSDTAVARSNRRAASCSNNQNRLRHYRDEEEEELKYGAAHVIKLFVPVSLCMLVVVATISSVHFYTTKGMYLVYTPFHEDSADTSTKVWQAFANSMILMAVIVFMTVILIVLYKYKFYNVIHGWLIISSLLLLSMFSVLFCEAVLQAYNIPMDLITIGIGLWNFGVVGMICIHWHGPLQLQQAYLIFISALMALVFIKYLPEWTAWVVLGVISIWDLFAVLMPKGPLRILVETAQERNESIFPALIYSSTILYSFTVTYAGYVQAATMASGDTAASPTRGQPDDQNNQASGDAEEGGFTPEWVETHEERSARRAQEVRESSSASRENTRQQDNRPRESQGQPAAVEEERGVKLGLGDFIFYSVLVGKASSYGDWNTTLACFVAILIGLCLTLLLLAIFKTALPALPISITFGLIFYFATRVIVAPFADSLASEQVFI, from the exons ATGTCTGAGAGTGACTACGATTCGGCGAACGAGTACACAAGCCTGATGGACGGTCACGTCGCGGAGTCTCGCACGGACGACCTGATCCTGGGCAGCGACCGTCGGAAGAACCGTGCCAGAAGTGCCCCACCACAG GTGGGTGAAAATGGGTTGCCCGAGGTACACATTGAGACGTCAGACACAGCTGTCGCCCGATCAAACAGGCGCGCCGCGTCCTGTAGCAATAATCAAAATAGACTGAGGCACTACAGagacgaggaggaggaggaactCAAGTATGGTGCGGCGCATGTGATCAAACTCTTTGTCCCTGTTTCGCTGTGCATGTTGGTCGTGGTAGCCACTATTAGCTCGGTCCATTTCTATACTACCAAGGGAATGTACTT AGTATACACTCCATTTCATGAGGACAGTGCCGACACAAGTACCAAAGTCTGGCAGGCATTCGCCAATTCGATGATTCTCATGGCCGTCATTGTGTTTATGACTGTGATACTTATCGTcctctataaatataaattttacaatgtcATACATGGTTGGCTGATCATAAGCTCTCTGCTGTTGCTCTCGATGTTTTCCGTTCTGTTCTGCGA ggCAGTATTGCAGGCTTACAACATTCCAATGGATTTAATCACGATAGGTATAGGCTTGTGGAACTTTGGCGTAGTCGGAATGATTTGCATACACTGGCATGGGCCGTTGCAGCTTCAGCAAGCGTATCTAATCTTTATTTCCGCCCTGATGGCGCTCGTTTTCATCAAATATTTACCCGAATGGACGGCATGGGTTGTGCTCGGTGTTATAAGTATTTGGG ACTTGTTCGCGGTTCTAATGCCAAAGGGTCCGCTGAGGATACTCGTCGAAACGGCGCAAGAACGCAACGAATCTATTTTCCCtgctttaatatattcttcCACCATTTTATACTCGTTTACAGTGACTTATGCTGGCTACGTGCAGGCAGCTACAATGGCGTCTGGAGACACCGCAGCGTCTCCTACGCGTGGTCAGCCAGACGATCAAAATAATCAGGCATCAGGCGATGCGGAAGAGGGAGGTTTCACTCCAGAATGGGTAGAGACGCACG AGGAACGTAGCGCGAGACGCGCCCAAGAAGTGCGCGAGAGCTCGTCCGCATCAAGAGAAAACACGAGACAGCAGGACAATCGTCCGCGAGAGTCGCAAGGACAACCCGCAGCCGTCGAAGAGGAACGTGGAGTTAAGCTAGGTCTCGgggattttatattttatagcgTGCTCGTTGGAAAGGCGTCCAGCTATGGAGACTGGAACACCACATTGGCTTGTTTCGTTGCTATTCTTATT GGCCTCTGTTTGACATTGCTGTTGCTGGCCATATTCAAGACAGCGTTACCCGCATTGCCAATTTCCATTACGTTTggtttgatattttattttgccaCGAGAGTGATTGTTGCACCGTTTGCCGATAGTTTAGCAAGTGAACAAGTGTTTATTTAA